In Halorhabdus tiamatea SARL4B, a genomic segment contains:
- the hisC gene encoding histidinol-phosphate transaminase, with protein MDTRDLSGQTIYRAGRGIEETARELGVDPAELIKLSSNENALGPSPKAVDAIREHAETLHSYPKASHADLGDALAERWDVDPAQIWLANGGDGAMDYLARAMLEPGDAVLVPDPDFTYHAMSVRYHHGEVHTYPLAEDDGFAQSPDRVLAAYDGERMVYLTSPHNPTGSTVSLDEIEAIAERTGEETLVVVDEAYGEFNDAPSAVELLENRDDVAVVRTFSKAYGLAGLRLGYAITPRAWADAYDRINTPFAASEIACRAGLAALEDDEHVEAITDLVEWSREYYHDELDAKTYESGGNFVLVAVGDASRVAQESKERGVIVRDCSSFGLPEHIRVTCGTREETKRAVETINEVC; from the coding sequence ATGGACACACGGGACCTGTCGGGACAGACGATCTATCGAGCGGGTCGGGGGATCGAAGAGACGGCCCGCGAACTCGGCGTCGACCCAGCCGAGTTGATCAAACTCTCCTCGAACGAGAACGCCCTCGGCCCGAGTCCGAAGGCCGTCGACGCGATCCGCGAGCACGCCGAAACGCTTCACTCCTATCCCAAAGCCTCCCACGCAGACCTCGGCGACGCGCTCGCCGAGCGGTGGGACGTCGATCCCGCCCAGATCTGGCTCGCCAACGGCGGCGACGGCGCGATGGATTACCTCGCCCGCGCCATGCTCGAACCCGGTGACGCGGTCCTGGTTCCCGATCCGGACTTCACGTATCACGCCATGAGCGTCCGATATCACCACGGCGAAGTCCACACCTACCCGCTCGCCGAGGACGACGGGTTCGCCCAGTCCCCGGATCGCGTTCTGGCAGCCTACGACGGCGAGCGCATGGTCTATCTTACCAGCCCACACAATCCGACTGGATCGACGGTCTCGCTCGACGAAATCGAGGCGATCGCCGAGCGAACCGGCGAGGAGACGCTGGTGGTCGTCGACGAGGCCTACGGCGAGTTCAACGACGCGCCGAGCGCCGTCGAACTCCTCGAGAACCGTGACGACGTCGCCGTCGTCCGGACGTTTTCGAAGGCCTATGGGCTGGCCGGCCTCCGGCTTGGATACGCCATCACGCCGCGTGCGTGGGCCGACGCCTACGACCGGATCAACACGCCCTTCGCGGCGAGTGAGATCGCTTGCCGGGCCGGCCTCGCCGCCCTGGAGGACGACGAGCACGTCGAGGCGATCACCGACCTCGTCGAGTGGAGTCGCGAGTACTATCACGACGAACTCGACGCGAAGACCTACGAGAGTGGCGGGAACTTCGTCCTCGTGGCGGTCGGCGACGCCAGCCGGGTCGCCCAGGAGAGCAAGGAACGCGGCGTGATCGTCCGGGACTGCTCGAGTTTCGGCCTGCCCGAACACATCAGAGTTACCTGTGGCACCCGCGAGGAGACGAAACGGGCCGTCGAGACGATCAACGAGGTGTGCTAA